A single window of Cellulomonas sp. NTE-D12 DNA harbors:
- a CDS encoding polysaccharide deacetylase family protein: MGVDTVVLSSGVVGAGPGRRRGRALPLVGMLLTVLLAADCTTSTTPPQAPTSTPVPTASSTPTPSTGPATPTATASPAPALPTPVPSPSSPSPAPPVPPPQPPAPPTVAPPAPPSGVPAAWRGVDVSRVATDRAVVALTFDAGSSNAGVASVLATLARYDVPATFFVTGQFARRYPADVRAISAAGHPVGNHSDSHPDFTQTTTAEIQRQLSAAEASISAATGHAAKPLFRFPYGARTAEDIHVVNDAGYVPFRWTVDTLGWKGTSGGQSMESVRARVLGSAQPGEIVLMHVGANPDDGSTLDAAALGSVIEGLRERGYSFITLRSLLP; this comes from the coding sequence ATGGGCGTCGACACGGTCGTCCTGTCTTCCGGCGTCGTCGGCGCCGGTCCCGGCCGCCGGCGCGGCAGAGCGCTCCCGCTCGTCGGGATGCTGCTGACGGTGCTGCTGGCAGCCGACTGCACGACGTCGACCACGCCGCCGCAGGCACCGACGAGCACCCCCGTGCCGACCGCCTCCTCGACCCCCACCCCGAGCACCGGACCCGCCACGCCGACAGCGACCGCCAGCCCGGCACCGGCGCTCCCGACACCGGTCCCGTCGCCGTCGTCCCCGTCCCCCGCTCCCCCCGTTCCGCCGCCGCAGCCCCCCGCACCGCCCACCGTCGCTCCGCCGGCGCCCCCGTCGGGCGTCCCTGCCGCCTGGCGCGGCGTGGACGTCAGTCGGGTCGCCACCGACCGAGCCGTGGTGGCGCTGACGTTCGACGCCGGTTCGTCGAACGCCGGGGTCGCCTCGGTGCTGGCGACGCTGGCCCGCTACGACGTGCCGGCCACGTTCTTCGTCACCGGCCAGTTCGCCCGGCGCTACCCGGCCGACGTCCGGGCGATCAGCGCGGCGGGTCACCCCGTGGGCAACCACAGCGACTCGCACCCGGACTTCACGCAGACCACCACCGCGGAGATCCAGCGTCAGCTCTCCGCCGCGGAGGCGTCGATCAGCGCCGCGACCGGCCACGCCGCCAAGCCGCTGTTCCGCTTCCCGTACGGCGCCCGGACCGCGGAGGACATCCACGTGGTGAACGACGCGGGCTACGTCCCGTTCCGCTGGACGGTGGACACGCTCGGCTGGAAGGGCACGAGCGGTGGGCAGTCGATGGAGTCGGTCCGGGCACGGGTGCTCGGTTCGGCGCAGCCCGGCGAGATCGTGCTGATGCACGTCGGCGCCAACCCGGACGACGGCAGCACGCTCGACGCTGCGGCTCTCGGCTCGGTGATCGAGGGGCTGCGCGAGCGGGGGTACTCCTTCATCACGCTGCGTTCGCTGCTCCCCTGA
- a CDS encoding alpha/beta fold hydrolase, translating to MHGTRTSSSIWDPQVAALRARGHHTIAVDLPGHGTRRGERFTLEGAIQAIDDAVAACLTPPLLVGLSLGGYTSLAYAGRHEHQLAGVLLAGCSTELRGKPIGVYRRLAHHANRLLSVGGESWHVVTDMLAAVAGYSPLADLRRLTLPVWLVNGARDPLRLDERRYLRARPGTRLTVVPGAGHDVNSHAPAAFNRALFEAIAELRHHEVPVLV from the coding sequence GTGCACGGCACCCGCACGTCGTCATCCATCTGGGACCCCCAGGTCGCCGCGCTCCGCGCGCGCGGGCACCACACGATCGCCGTCGACCTCCCCGGCCACGGCACCCGCCGGGGCGAGCGGTTCACCCTGGAGGGAGCGATCCAGGCGATCGACGACGCCGTCGCCGCGTGCCTCACCCCGCCGCTCCTGGTCGGACTCTCGCTGGGTGGCTACACGTCCCTCGCCTACGCCGGCCGCCACGAGCACCAGCTCGCCGGTGTGCTGCTGGCCGGGTGCTCGACGGAGCTGCGCGGCAAGCCCATCGGCGTCTACCGGCGGCTGGCGCACCACGCGAACCGGCTGCTGAGCGTCGGCGGCGAGTCCTGGCACGTGGTGACGGACATGCTCGCCGCCGTCGCCGGGTACTCCCCTTTGGCGGACCTGCGTCGGCTGACGCTGCCCGTCTGGCTGGTCAACGGCGCCCGCGACCCCCTGCGTCTGGACGAGCGCCGCTACCTGCGGGCCCGCCCCGGCACGCGGCTGACGGTCGTGCCCGGCGCCGGGCACGACGTCAACAGCCACGCCCCGGCGGCGTTCAACCGCGCGCTGTTCGAGGCGATCGCGGAGCTGCGGCACCACGAGGTGCCCGTCCTGGTCTGA